In Bradyrhizobium lablabi, one DNA window encodes the following:
- a CDS encoding NAD(P)/FAD-dependent oxidoreductase, giving the protein MTTEPTRPAKPHRVVIVGAGFGGLEATFGLAGAPVAITLVDRRNHHLFQPLLYQVATASLATSEIAWPIRYLLRDRPEVTTLFATVSGVDAQAKRVLLDDGDAIPYDTLVLATGARHAYFGHDEWEPFAPGLKTLEDATTLRRRILVAFERAERETDPERRAALLTFVIVGAGPTGVELAGTIAELAHDTLAPDFRNIDTHKARVVLIEAGPRVLAGFADDLSAYAQRSLQSLGVEVVLGKAVTECSADGVVYGSERLQAKTLIWAAGVRASPAAEWLSVAADRAGRLQVEPDLSVPGHPDIFAVGDTVVIAGPDGKPVPGIAPAAKQQGRYVADLIKARLRGGTCPPFRYKHAGSLAQIGKRKAVIDFGTLKLRGAIAWWIWGIAHIYFLIGLRNRLSVSLSWLWVYMRDQRAARLITQGSSKVVS; this is encoded by the coding sequence ATGACGACCGAGCCCACGCGACCAGCAAAACCCCATCGTGTGGTGATCGTTGGCGCCGGTTTTGGTGGATTGGAAGCAACCTTTGGGCTCGCGGGCGCGCCGGTCGCAATCACACTGGTCGACCGGCGCAATCACCATCTGTTCCAGCCGCTGCTCTATCAGGTCGCGACCGCATCGCTAGCCACATCAGAGATCGCCTGGCCGATCCGCTATCTGTTGCGCGACCGCCCCGAGGTGACGACCTTGTTCGCCACCGTCTCTGGCGTCGATGCGCAAGCAAAGCGCGTGCTGCTCGATGACGGCGACGCGATACCATATGATACGCTCGTTCTCGCCACCGGCGCGCGCCACGCTTATTTCGGCCATGACGAATGGGAGCCGTTCGCGCCGGGCTTGAAAACGCTGGAAGACGCCACCACGCTGCGGCGGCGCATCCTGGTCGCGTTCGAGCGCGCCGAGCGCGAGACCGATCCAGAGCGGCGCGCCGCGCTTCTGACGTTTGTCATCGTCGGCGCGGGACCGACCGGCGTCGAACTCGCCGGCACCATCGCCGAACTGGCGCACGACACGCTGGCGCCCGACTTCCGCAACATCGATACCCACAAGGCGCGCGTCGTGCTGATCGAGGCGGGGCCGCGCGTACTGGCGGGTTTTGCCGACGATCTCTCGGCCTATGCGCAGCGCTCGCTGCAAAGTCTCGGCGTCGAGGTCGTGCTGGGAAAGGCAGTCACCGAATGCAGCGCCGACGGCGTCGTCTATGGCAGCGAGAGGCTGCAAGCAAAAACCCTGATCTGGGCCGCCGGCGTGCGCGCTTCGCCCGCCGCCGAATGGTTGTCAGTCGCGGCCGACCGCGCCGGCCGCCTGCAAGTCGAGCCCGATCTCAGCGTACCCGGCCATCCCGATATTTTCGCCGTTGGCGATACCGTCGTGATCGCGGGCCCGGATGGCAAGCCGGTGCCAGGCATTGCGCCGGCGGCCAAGCAGCAGGGCCGCTATGTCGCCGACTTGATAAAAGCGCGGCTGCGCGGTGGTACTTGCCCGCCGTTCCGCTACAAGCATGCCGGCAGCCTGGCGCAGATCGGCAAGCGCAAGGCGGTGATCGATTTCGGAACGCTAAAACTGCGCGGCGCGATTGCATGGTGGATCTGGGGCATCGCCCACATCTATTTCCTGATCGGCCTGCGCAACCGGCTCAGCGTCTCACTGAGCTGGCTGTGGGTCTATATGCGCGATCAGCGCGCGGCGCGGCTGATCACGCAGGGCAGCAGCAAGGTGGTCAGCTGA
- a CDS encoding ABC transporter ATP-binding protein: MADLAPLLEVDGIETCYGLSQVLFGLSLIVRSGEMVAMMGRNGMGKTTTIRSIMGLTPARAGAVRFAGQDVRKLPSFRIAQLGIGLVPEGRQIFPNLTVRENLVAASGNRLRSPDPWTLEKIHALFPRLAERGNNMGNTLSGGEQQMLAVGRALMTNPRLLILDEATEGLAPLIRDEIWNCLSMLKARGQSVLVIDKNIENLTRIADRHYIIERGRAVWSGTSEQLIAEPDLQHRYLGV, encoded by the coding sequence ATGGCTGACTTGGCGCCCCTGCTCGAAGTCGACGGCATCGAGACCTGTTACGGCCTGAGTCAGGTGCTGTTCGGCCTGTCGCTCATCGTGCGCTCAGGCGAGATGGTCGCCATGATGGGCCGCAACGGCATGGGAAAAACCACCACCATCCGCTCCATCATGGGATTGACGCCGGCGCGCGCCGGCGCGGTCCGCTTTGCCGGGCAGGACGTGCGCAAATTGCCCTCGTTCCGGATCGCGCAACTGGGAATTGGCCTGGTGCCCGAGGGGCGTCAGATCTTTCCGAACCTGACGGTGCGCGAAAACCTCGTCGCCGCATCCGGCAACCGCCTCCGCAGCCCCGACCCCTGGACCCTCGAAAAAATCCACGCGCTGTTTCCGCGTCTTGCCGAGCGCGGCAACAACATGGGCAACACGCTGTCGGGCGGCGAGCAGCAGATGCTGGCGGTCGGGCGCGCGCTGATGACCAACCCGCGCCTCCTGATCCTCGACGAAGCCACCGAGGGCCTGGCGCCCCTGATCCGCGACGAAATCTGGAACTGCCTGTCGATGCTGAAAGCGCGCGGCCAGTCGGTCCTGGTCATCGACAAGAACATCGAGAACCTGACCCGCATCGCCGACCGCCATTACATCATCGAGCGGGGACGGGCGGTCTGGAGCGGCACGTCGGAGCAACTGATTGCCGAGCCGGATTTGCAACATCGCTATTTGGGGGTTTGA
- a CDS encoding ABC transporter substrate-binding protein, with product MRTAFWLAGATALALTAPAFAGDSIKIGFVSTFSGPTAVIGNDMRNSFELALDHLGRKMGGKPVEVIYEDDQQKPDIGKQKTEKLVQSDKVDFIAGYIWSNVLLASLKTAVDSQTFLVSANAGPSQLAGELCSPYVFSTSWQNDQTPQAMGLYMNQKGVKSVFLIGPNYAAGKDMLAGVKSTFKGEVKGEEYTVWPTQLDFSAELSKARASGAESIFVFYPGAAGVQFLNQYAQAGLKAQMPLYTAFTIDELSLPLQKDNAIGVPGAQEWVNDLPNEQNKKFVADYRKKYPNLRPTYYGAQAYDAAQLINSAVVAAGGDTSKKDAMKAAMEKANFPSLRGAFKYGNNHIPIQNFYLQDVVKDADGALSLKTVATIVKDDQDRFHDKCPMK from the coding sequence ATGAGAACGGCATTTTGGCTCGCGGGCGCAACCGCGCTGGCGCTGACGGCACCGGCTTTTGCCGGGGATTCCATCAAGATCGGGTTTGTCTCAACGTTCAGCGGCCCGACCGCGGTGATCGGCAACGACATGCGCAACTCGTTCGAGCTCGCGCTCGATCATCTCGGCCGCAAGATGGGCGGCAAGCCGGTCGAGGTGATTTATGAGGACGATCAGCAGAAGCCCGATATCGGCAAGCAGAAGACCGAGAAGCTTGTGCAGTCCGACAAGGTCGATTTCATCGCCGGTTATATCTGGTCGAACGTGCTGCTGGCTTCGCTGAAGACCGCCGTGGATTCGCAGACCTTCCTGGTCTCGGCCAATGCCGGCCCTTCGCAACTCGCCGGCGAATTGTGCTCGCCTTATGTGTTTTCGACCTCCTGGCAGAACGACCAGACCCCGCAGGCCATGGGCCTCTATATGAACCAGAAGGGCGTCAAATCGGTATTCCTGATCGGCCCGAACTATGCCGCCGGCAAGGACATGCTGGCCGGCGTCAAGAGCACCTTCAAGGGCGAGGTCAAGGGCGAGGAATATACGGTGTGGCCGACCCAGCTCGATTTCTCGGCCGAGCTGTCGAAGGCGCGAGCCTCGGGCGCGGAATCGATCTTCGTGTTCTATCCGGGTGCCGCCGGCGTGCAGTTCCTCAATCAATATGCGCAGGCCGGGCTGAAGGCGCAGATGCCGCTGTACACGGCCTTCACCATCGACGAATTGTCGCTGCCCCTGCAGAAGGACAACGCCATCGGCGTTCCCGGCGCCCAGGAATGGGTCAACGACTTGCCGAACGAGCAGAACAAGAAATTCGTCGCCGACTACCGCAAGAAATATCCGAACCTGCGCCCGACTTATTACGGCGCGCAAGCCTATGACGCGGCGCAACTGATCAACAGCGCCGTGGTCGCGGCTGGCGGCGACACCTCCAAGAAGGACGCCATGAAGGCCGCGATGGAAAAGGCGAATTTCCCCTCGCTGCGCGGCGCGTTCAAATACGGCAACAACCACATCCCGATCCAGAATTTCTATCTGCAGGACGTGGTGAAGGATGCCGACGGCGCCTTGTCGCTGAAAACGGTAGCCACCATCGTCAAGGACGATCAGGATCGCTTCCACGACAAATGTCCGATGAAGTGA
- a CDS encoding ABC transporter ATP-binding protein gives MADPLLRVENLVRRFGGIVATDHVSLEVARGELHAIIGPNGAGKTTLISQLTGQLLPHAGTIYLAGQDITRVPAWRRSALGLARSFQITSLLPDFTAIDNVALAAQAHDGHSFRFWGNARKESGLRATAFAALQRVGLVERANTLVSKLSHGEQRELELAVALATSPQVLLLDEPMAGLGITESSRMVKLLQELRREVTIVLVEHDMDAVFALADRISVLVYGRVIASGAPSEIRQNEEVKRAYLGEQHAVTRHG, from the coding sequence GTGGCTGACCCCTTGCTCCGTGTCGAAAATCTGGTGCGGCGTTTCGGCGGCATCGTCGCGACCGACCATGTCTCGCTCGAGGTCGCGCGCGGCGAACTGCACGCCATCATCGGCCCCAACGGCGCCGGTAAGACCACGCTGATCAGCCAGTTGACCGGACAATTGCTGCCGCACGCCGGCACAATTTATCTGGCCGGGCAAGACATCACCCGCGTGCCGGCCTGGCGCCGCAGCGCGCTGGGGCTGGCGCGCTCATTTCAGATAACCTCGCTGCTTCCCGATTTCACGGCCATCGACAATGTCGCACTCGCAGCCCAGGCGCATGACGGTCACTCGTTCCGCTTCTGGGGCAATGCCCGCAAGGAGAGTGGCTTGCGCGCAACCGCGTTCGCCGCATTGCAACGGGTCGGACTCGTCGAACGCGCCAACACGCTCGTGTCGAAATTGAGCCATGGCGAGCAGCGCGAGCTCGAGCTTGCGGTCGCGCTCGCGACCTCGCCGCAAGTGCTGCTGCTCGACGAGCCGATGGCTGGCCTCGGCATCACCGAATCCTCGCGCATGGTCAAGCTGTTGCAGGAGCTGCGCCGCGAAGTCACCATCGTGCTGGTCGAGCACGACATGGACGCGGTGTTCGCGCTCGCCGACCGTATCAGCGTCTTGGTCTATGGCCGTGTCATCGCCTCCGGCGCGCCTTCTGAAATTCGTCAGAACGAGGAAGTAAAACGCGCCTATCTCGGCGAGCAGCATGCGGTGACCCGCCATGGCTGA
- a CDS encoding branched-chain amino acid ABC transporter permease produces MLLVVEQFLNGLQFGLLLFLLAAGLTLVFGIMDFVNLAHGSLYMMGAYFAATFVMWTGSFVLGAVLALGATLLLGIVLEFTALRHFYGRDHLDHVLATFGLILFFNDAVRLIWGPAGLALPLPAWLTVPIQIMPGVFYPSYRLAIIVVSLLVAAFLYVVVMRTRLGMLIRAGASNREMIGALGINIKLLYTLVFGLGAALAGLAGLMQAPILTVQIGMGENILILAFVIIVIGGIGSIRGAFLAAIFVGLIDTLGRAFLPDLLRKILSSAAASTAAPALSSMLIYMLMAIVLVVRPEGLFPANRR; encoded by the coding sequence ATGCTGCTTGTCGTCGAACAATTTTTGAACGGATTGCAGTTCGGGCTGCTGCTGTTCCTGCTGGCGGCGGGCCTGACGCTGGTCTTCGGCATCATGGACTTTGTCAATCTGGCGCATGGCTCGCTCTACATGATGGGCGCCTATTTCGCCGCGACCTTTGTGATGTGGACGGGGAGTTTTGTGCTCGGCGCGGTGCTCGCGCTCGGCGCGACGCTGTTGCTCGGCATCGTACTGGAATTCACGGCGTTGCGGCACTTTTACGGCCGCGATCATCTCGATCATGTGCTCGCGACTTTTGGGCTGATCCTGTTTTTCAACGACGCGGTGCGGCTGATCTGGGGCCCGGCGGGATTGGCGCTGCCGCTGCCGGCCTGGCTGACGGTGCCGATCCAGATCATGCCCGGCGTGTTCTATCCGAGCTATCGGCTGGCGATCATCGTGGTCTCGCTATTGGTCGCGGCCTTTCTCTATGTGGTGGTGATGCGAACGCGCCTCGGCATGCTGATCCGCGCCGGTGCGTCCAACCGGGAAATGATTGGCGCGCTCGGCATAAATATAAAACTGCTCTACACCCTGGTGTTCGGACTTGGTGCTGCGCTTGCCGGCCTCGCCGGGCTGATGCAGGCGCCGATCCTCACCGTGCAGATCGGGATGGGCGAGAACATCCTGATCCTCGCCTTCGTCATCATCGTGATCGGCGGCATCGGCTCGATCCGTGGCGCGTTTTTGGCCGCGATCTTCGTCGGATTGATCGATACGCTCGGCCGCGCCTTCCTGCCGGATTTGCTGCGGAAGATTCTGAGCTCGGCCGCCGCTTCGACCGCAGCCCCTGCGCTGTCCTCGATGCTGATCTACATGCTGATGGCGATTGTGCTGGTGGTGCGGCCGGAGGGGCTGTTCCCGGCCAACCGGCGATGA
- a CDS encoding ABC transporter substrate-binding protein: protein MKRRHFMALLGAATAWPLAARAQPSAMKRIGALVIDNSDVPSFLKELREGLRELGHIDGQDYTIELRSADGQLSRLPELAAELVRLKVDVIVALYTPCALAAKQATREIPIVIMAGDPVVTGLVDSLARPGANVTGLSQMGAEAHGKCVELFRDMLPSATKIAAIANADDPSFAKFLLEQIHRAGAGTATEIGPIVMVRGPDELEAAVATVVKEKADALVYQASLPTKRMVELTLAHRLPAATGVRAFAENGGLMSYGADGPALFRYAATFVHKILRGEKPADLPVEQPVKFELVINLKTAKLLGITIPPSLLARADDAIE from the coding sequence ATGAAGCGACGGCATTTCATGGCGCTTCTCGGCGCCGCGACGGCGTGGCCGCTCGCGGCGCGCGCGCAGCCGTCCGCCATGAAACGGATCGGCGCGCTGGTGATCGACAATTCCGACGTGCCGTCATTCCTGAAGGAGCTGCGCGAAGGCCTACGCGAACTCGGTCACATCGACGGCCAAGATTACACCATCGAGCTCCGCTCGGCGGACGGACAGCTCAGCCGGTTGCCCGAACTCGCAGCCGAGCTGGTTCGGCTCAAGGTCGACGTCATCGTGGCGCTTTACACGCCCTGCGCCCTGGCTGCGAAACAGGCCACGCGCGAAATTCCGATCGTCATCATGGCGGGCGATCCGGTCGTGACGGGTTTGGTCGATAGTCTTGCCCGGCCCGGCGCAAATGTCACCGGCCTGTCCCAGATGGGCGCGGAAGCTCACGGCAAATGCGTGGAGCTGTTCCGCGACATGCTGCCGTCTGCAACGAAGATAGCTGCGATTGCCAATGCCGACGATCCCTCATTTGCGAAATTCCTGCTCGAACAAATCCATCGCGCCGGCGCCGGCACCGCAACCGAGATCGGTCCCATAGTGATGGTCCGCGGCCCGGACGAACTCGAAGCGGCCGTTGCCACGGTGGTGAAGGAAAAAGCCGATGCCCTGGTCTATCAAGCCAGTCTGCCGACCAAACGCATGGTCGAACTCACCCTTGCGCATCGCCTGCCGGCAGCAACCGGCGTTCGCGCCTTTGCCGAGAACGGCGGCCTGATGTCCTATGGCGCGGATGGGCCGGCGTTGTTCAGGTATGCCGCGACCTTCGTGCACAAGATTTTGCGAGGCGAAAAGCCGGCGGACCTTCCGGTCGAGCAGCCGGTCAAATTCGAACTGGTCATCAATCTGAAAACCGCGAAACTGCTCGGAATCACGATCCCGCCTTCGCTGCTCGCCCGCGCCGACGACGCGATCGAGTGA
- a CDS encoding branched-chain amino acid ABC transporter permease, with translation MKDKLNARNAVVVLVLAGLLLLPLYTSISGNVFALTLFTRIVIFALAAVSLNLIMGYGGMMSFGHAAYLGIGGYAVGILAAEGIGSGFIQWPVALLASALFALVIGALSLRTRGVYFIMITLAFAQMAYYVASSLSRYGGDDGLTIYKRSDLSGLINLSNRVQFYYLCLTCLFVGIYLVWRIVNSRFGLVVQGLRSNEARMQAIGFPATRYRLVCFVIAGTMCGLAGALLANNTDFVSPAVMYWTRSGDLMVMVILGGMGTLFGPVVGAIVYLMLEEFLSQWTEYWALIMGPLLLLIVLFGRGGIVGVLGRFSRG, from the coding sequence ATGAAGGATAAGCTCAATGCCCGCAACGCGGTCGTCGTGCTGGTGCTTGCCGGCCTGCTGCTGCTTCCGCTCTACACCTCGATCAGCGGTAACGTGTTCGCGCTGACGCTGTTCACCCGGATCGTGATCTTCGCGCTCGCAGCCGTCAGCCTCAATCTCATCATGGGCTATGGCGGCATGATGAGTTTTGGCCATGCCGCCTATCTCGGGATCGGCGGCTATGCGGTCGGAATTCTGGCGGCCGAGGGCATCGGCTCGGGATTTATCCAGTGGCCGGTGGCGCTACTCGCCTCGGCGTTGTTCGCGCTCGTGATCGGCGCGTTGTCGCTGCGCACCCGCGGCGTCTACTTCATCATGATCACGCTGGCGTTTGCGCAGATGGCCTATTACGTCGCCTCCTCGCTTTCCCGTTATGGCGGCGACGACGGCCTCACCATCTACAAGCGCAGCGACCTCAGTGGCTTGATCAATCTGTCGAACCGCGTGCAGTTCTATTATCTCTGCCTGACTTGCCTGTTTGTTGGGATCTATCTGGTCTGGCGCATCGTCAATTCGCGCTTCGGCCTGGTGGTCCAGGGCCTGCGCTCCAACGAGGCGCGCATGCAGGCGATCGGGTTTCCCGCAACCCGCTATCGCCTCGTGTGTTTTGTCATCGCGGGCACGATGTGCGGCCTGGCGGGTGCGCTGCTCGCCAACAACACCGATTTCGTCAGCCCGGCCGTGATGTACTGGACCCGCTCCGGCGATCTGATGGTGATGGTCATCCTCGGCGGCATGGGCACGCTGTTCGGCCCGGTGGTCGGCGCCATCGTTTATCTGATGCTCGAAGAATTTCTGTCGCAATGGACGGAATACTGGGCGCTGATCATGGGCCCATTGCTGCTGTTGATCGTGCTGTTCGGGCGCGGCGGCATTGTCGGCGTTCTGGGGAGGTTTTCCCGTGGCTGA
- a CDS encoding sigma-70 family RNA polymerase sigma factor produces the protein MSKAPDASAAAGIDGLLAAMRPKLHRYCARMVGSVIDGEDVLQDALIKAVEAFASAVPLQNPQAWLFRIVHNTALDFLRRRNRQQALQSGEEVDMIADPADTVAAHEFASTSLRTFMRLPPAQRSSVILMDVLGCSLREVCDVLDFTLPAVKAALHRGRAQLREFAGEPDELPQPKLSEADRDRLGKYVAHFNARDFDAIRAMVADDVRLELVNKTRLNGKAEVSRYFGNYSKISDWHLVPGLVEQRPAILVFDPNAPGAGPKYFVLLQWSADKVATIRDFRHAPYVIDGAEYQV, from the coding sequence ATGAGCAAGGCGCCTGATGCATCGGCCGCAGCCGGCATCGACGGCCTGCTCGCCGCGATGCGGCCAAAGCTGCATCGCTATTGCGCGCGCATGGTCGGCTCGGTGATCGATGGCGAGGACGTGCTGCAGGACGCGCTGATCAAGGCGGTGGAGGCGTTTGCGTCCGCCGTCCCGCTTCAAAATCCGCAAGCCTGGCTGTTCCGGATCGTGCACAACACCGCACTGGACTTTTTGCGGCGCCGCAACCGCCAGCAGGCTCTTCAATCGGGCGAGGAGGTGGACATGATTGCCGATCCCGCCGACACCGTCGCGGCCCATGAATTTGCCAGCACAAGCCTGCGCACCTTCATGCGGCTGCCGCCCGCCCAGCGCTCCAGCGTGATCCTGATGGACGTGCTCGGCTGCTCGCTCCGGGAAGTCTGCGACGTCCTGGATTTCACGCTGCCGGCGGTGAAGGCGGCGCTGCATCGTGGCCGCGCGCAGCTTCGCGAATTCGCGGGCGAGCCGGACGAACTGCCGCAGCCGAAACTGTCGGAGGCCGATCGCGATCGCCTCGGCAAATATGTCGCGCATTTCAACGCGCGGGATTTCGATGCGATTCGCGCCATGGTCGCCGACGATGTGCGGCTCGAACTCGTCAACAAGACGCGCTTGAACGGCAAGGCCGAAGTTTCCCGGTATTTTGGAAACTATTCCAAGATCAGCGACTGGCACCTGGTGCCGGGGCTGGTGGAGCAGCGCCCCGCCATCCTGGTGTTCGATCCGAACGCGCCCGGCGCGGGGCCGAAATATTTTGTGCTGTTGCAGTGGTCCGCCGACAAGGTCGCAACCATCCGCGATTTTCGTCATGCGCCCTATGTCATCGACGGGGCCGAGTATCAGGTCTGA
- a CDS encoding DHA2 family efflux MFS transporter permease subunit, translating into MQESDVGSGQNWVLGVTALASFMMALDAQVITTAFATIRADLGASVETLQWTVNAYNLTFAVLLLTGAALGDRFGRRRMFAAGIAVFTLASVACALSGSVGELIAARSAQGAGAALVMPLAMAILSGAFAKEERARALGIFSGITGFALIIGPAIGGFITANFGWRWIFWINLPIGVIAIALVQARLRESFGPKAALDIVGLIIVAAAALALVWGLLRGNVAGWESPEVLTALIVGMLLTAAFVFWEQRAREPMVPMRLFRARAFSAGMSSSFAFYAAMYGVLFLLPQFLQTTLGFGPLGAGLRLLPWTATLFVTAPVAGAVVNKVGERPLVVTGLLMQAIGLGWIAMIASPGIAYAHLIAPLALAGVGVSMAMPAAQNAILGSVAVTEMGKASGVFNMGRFLGGAFGIAALVTVFSANGSVHSPAAFSAGFGAAMTLASALSLLGAIAGLWLPARNRVALAELPRSA; encoded by the coding sequence ATGCAGGAATCGGATGTAGGAAGCGGACAGAATTGGGTGCTTGGCGTGACCGCGCTGGCCTCCTTCATGATGGCGCTGGATGCGCAGGTCATCACCACGGCCTTTGCCACCATCCGCGCCGATCTCGGCGCCTCGGTCGAGACGCTGCAATGGACGGTCAACGCCTATAATCTGACTTTTGCCGTGCTGCTGCTCACCGGTGCGGCGCTGGGCGACCGTTTCGGGCGCCGGCGCATGTTTGCCGCCGGCATTGCGGTGTTTACCCTCGCCTCAGTGGCCTGCGCGCTGTCGGGCAGCGTGGGCGAGTTGATCGCGGCGCGATCCGCGCAAGGCGCCGGCGCCGCCTTGGTGATGCCGCTCGCGATGGCGATCCTAAGCGGCGCATTCGCAAAAGAAGAGCGCGCGCGGGCGCTCGGGATTTTCAGCGGCATCACCGGATTTGCCCTCATCATCGGCCCCGCGATCGGCGGCTTCATCACGGCAAATTTTGGCTGGCGATGGATTTTTTGGATCAACCTACCGATCGGCGTCATCGCCATCGCGCTGGTGCAGGCACGGTTGCGCGAGAGCTTTGGGCCCAAAGCCGCGCTGGATATTGTTGGACTGATCATTGTCGCCGCCGCCGCATTGGCGCTGGTATGGGGCCTGTTGCGCGGCAACGTCGCGGGATGGGAGAGCCCCGAAGTGCTGACGGCCCTCATCGTCGGAATGCTGCTGACCGCGGCTTTTGTCTTTTGGGAGCAGCGCGCGCGGGAGCCGATGGTGCCGATGCGACTGTTTCGGGCGCGGGCGTTTTCCGCCGGCATGAGTTCGAGTTTCGCATTCTATGCGGCGATGTACGGGGTCCTGTTTCTCTTGCCGCAGTTTCTGCAAACCACGCTCGGCTTTGGACCACTTGGCGCCGGCTTGCGGTTATTGCCCTGGACCGCAACCCTGTTCGTGACCGCGCCGGTCGCGGGCGCCGTCGTCAACAAGGTCGGCGAACGGCCGCTGGTCGTGACGGGATTGTTGATGCAGGCGATCGGCCTCGGCTGGATCGCGATGATTGCGTCGCCCGGCATCGCCTATGCACACCTGATCGCGCCGCTGGCGCTCGCAGGCGTCGGCGTCTCGATGGCGATGCCGGCGGCGCAAAATGCGATTCTTGGTTCGGTCGCGGTGACCGAGATGGGCAAGGCGTCCGGCGTCTTCAACATGGGACGCTTTCTCGGCGGCGCGTTCGGCATCGCCGCCCTGGTCACGGTATTCTCCGCAAACGGATCGGTCCATTCGCCTGCCGCGTTCAGCGCAGGTTTTGGGGCGGCGATGACGCTGGCGTCGGCACTTTCGCTGCTCGGAGCTATTGCCGGCTTGTGGCTGCCGGCGCGCAATCGCGTCGCCCTTGCGGAACTGCCCCGGAGCGCATGA